Proteins co-encoded in one Dasypus novemcinctus isolate mDasNov1 chromosome 18, mDasNov1.1.hap2, whole genome shotgun sequence genomic window:
- the LOC131274198 gene encoding inactive serine/threonine-protein kinase TEX14-like isoform X2 produces MNSEELEDGDSRTQRWNLRSRFTQSRRDHGGWGLERAPPTAPRTSAQRAWGGDSLQPCCVSVVQVDGENSAGQTGLFLSALLGHSSSVQLLLAFGANPNHRCLDGSTPVHAGAFSGCSLVMQHLLQAGGDLRLHDQQGRTPRDWAEQGGAKQNWEMRELLQHCRANIAALVHGGGWAPTAPLGELQAGSGHSLRGPLSSLRLIQINRALRPEEIRRPPSIPALGFGQLSSLWPLGQVTGIPLADPKELLPAQGEPDRTYESSSHTLMANLLWRGHPVTVRQLKAPGTQPDVLLADLQHCSTLHHPNLLLLMALSPSVDLAGLCLLFEPVWLGSLHAVLHPRGPSEGAPRAVPGLLPGHLLLQVLEALLFLQARWRVHGGLSSHAVQLVRPGLAKVGSLEHGRPLHQCWLRPRPQQGCPWGGPCLGLPPPPELYPWLPLELICGDEPTTTSDLYSFCILAQEVFTGELPWAGREGPEVKAKLEAGESLALDPLVPAPYQALVRAGLGLEPADRWGSLQSARYLLREAVAQDLAPEASSSMDWATLGPPPETLYYEVASRAKTTLRTGLPGMPPGPIPSQAPATPEVPGHSRVQKDITWDSGSSLTLGSSPGPDLSPCCQPHPGETTARISLRCRLEPSSKVPSSDQIRGSLFSSLQKMDLLEEIIAEL; encoded by the exons ATGAATTCTGAGGAGCTGGAGGATGGGGATTCCAGGACACAGAGATGGAACCTGAGGTCAAGGTTCACACAGTCAAGAAGGGACCATGGAGGCTGGGGACTGGAAAGGGCACCGCCCACAGCCCCCAGGACCTCTGCCCAGAGGGCATGGGGAGGGGACAGTCTCCAGCCTTGCTGTGTCTCAGTTGTGCAGGTAGATGGGGAAAACTCTGCCGGGCAGACAGGGCTCTTCCTGTCAGCGCTGCTGGGCCACAGCTCCTCCGTGCAGCTCCTGCTGGCCTTCGGTGCCAACCCCAACCA CCGCTGCCTGGACGGCAGCACACCGGTGCACGCGGGGGCCTTTTCGGGCTGCAGCCTGGTGATGCAGCACCTGCTGCAGGCCGGGGGGGACCTGCGTCTGCATGACCAGCAGGGCCGCACACCGCGGGACTGGGCCGAACAGGGCGGAGCCAAGCAGAACTGGGAG ATGCGAGAGCTGCTACAGCACTGCCGTGCCAACATCGCAGCGCTAGTGCACGGCGGAGGGTGGGCACCCACTGCCCCCCTGGGCGAGCTGCAGGCAGGCTCTGGGCACAGCCTGCGTGGCCCCCTGTCCTCGCTGCGGCTGATACAGATCAACAG GGCACTGAGGCCAGAGGAGATCAGGAGACCCCCCTCAATCCCTGCCTTGGGGTTCGGCCAG CTGAGCAGCCTGTGGCCACTGGGGCAGGTAACGGGCATCCCCCTTGCGGACCCCAAGGAGCTGCTGCCAGCGCAGGGTGAGCCCGACCGCACCTATGAGAGCAGCTCCCACACCCTCATGGCCAA cCTGCTGTGGAGGGGCCACCCCGTGACAGTGCGGCAGCTCAAGGCACCTGGGACCCAGCCTGATGTGCTATTGGCTGACCTTCAGCACTGCAG cACCCTGCACCACCCCAATCTGTTGCTGCTGATGGCCCTGAGCCCCTCGGTGGACCTGGCAGGGCTGTGCCTCCTCTTCGAGCCTGTGTGGCTGGGCTCCCTACATGCAGTGCTGCACCCACGGGGACCGAGTGAGGGGGCACCCCGGGCTGTACCGGGCCTGCTGCCTGGCCACCTGCTGCTGCAGGTGCTGGAGGCCCTGCTGTTCCTGCAGGCCCGCTGGCGTGTTCACGGCGGCCTCAGCTCCCACGCTGTGCAGCTGGTGAGGCCAGGCCTGGCCAAGGTGGGCAGCCTGGAGCACGGGCGCCCGCTGCACCAATGCTGGCTGCGGCCCAG GCCACAGCAGGGTTGCCCCTGGGGAGGCCCGTGCCTCGGGCTGCCTCCACCCCCCGAACTGTACCCATGGCTGCCACTCGAGCTGATTTGCGGTGATGAGCCCACCACCACCTCAGACCTCTACAGCTTCTGTATCCTGGCCCAGGAGGTCTTCACTG gagagctgccctgggcTGGGAGAGAGGGGCCTGAGGTGAAGGCCAAGCTGGAGGCAGGTGAGAGCCTGGCCCTGGACCCCCTGGTACCAGCTCCCTACCAGGCCCTAGTTCGGGCGGGGCTGGGCCTAGAGCCTGCTGACCGCTGGGGCAGCCTGCAGAGTGCTCGATACCTGCTGCGGGAGGCTGTGGCCCAG GACTTGGCTCCTGAGGCAAGCTCCTCGATGGATTGGGCCACACTGGGTCCTCCACCAG AGACACTGTACTATGAGGTGGCTTCCAGAGCCAAGACTACACTAAGAACTGGGCTCCCTGGGATGCCCCCAGGCCCTATCCCATCCCAG GCCCCAGCAACTCCTGAGGTCCCAGGTCACAGCAGGGTTCAGAAGGACATAACCTGGGACTCGGGCAGCAGCTTGACTCTAGGCAGCAGCCCCGGCCCCGACCTCAGCCCCTGCTGTCAGCCGCACCCTGGGGAGACCACAGCTAGGATCAGCCTGCGCTGCCGCCTGGAGCCCAGCTCAAAG GTGCCCAGCAGTGACCAGATCAGAGGAAGTCTCTTCTCCAGCCTGCAGAA GATGGATCTGCTGGAGGAGATCATAGCAGAGCTGTAA
- the LOC131274198 gene encoding inactive serine/threonine-protein kinase TEX14-like isoform X1, which produces MNSEELEDGDSRTQRWNLRSRFTQSRRDHGGWGLERAPPTAPRTSAQRAWGGDSLQPCCVSVVQVDGENSAGQTGLFLSALLGHSSSVQLLLAFGANPNHRCLDGSTPVHAGAFSGCSLVMQHLLQAGGDLRLHDQQGRTPRDWAEQGGAKQNWEMRELLQHCRANIAALVHGGGWAPTAPLGELQAGSGHSLRGPLSSLRLIQINRALRPEEIRRPPSIPALGFGQLSSLWPLGQVTGIPLADPKELLPAQGEPDRTYESSSHTLMANLLWRGHPVTVRQLKAPGTQPDVLLADLQHCSTLHHPNLLLLMALSPSVDLAGLCLLFEPVWLGSLHAVLHPRGPSEGAPRAVPGLLPGHLLLQVLEALLFLQARWRVHGGLSSHAVQLVRPGLAKVGSLEHGRPLHQCWLRPRPQQGCPWGGPCLGLPPPPELYPWLPLELICGDEPTTTSDLYSFCILAQEVFTGELPWAGREGPEVKAKLEAGESLALDPLVPAPYQALVRAGLGLEPADRWGSLQSARYLLREAVAQDLAPEASSSMDWATLGPPPETLYYEVASRAKTTLRTGLPGMPPGPIPSQAPATPEVPGHSRVQKDITWDSGSSLTLGSSPGPDLSPCCQPHPGETTARISLRCRLEPSSKVPSSDQIRGSLFSSLQKYGALGVGGTLAPPSLR; this is translated from the exons ATGAATTCTGAGGAGCTGGAGGATGGGGATTCCAGGACACAGAGATGGAACCTGAGGTCAAGGTTCACACAGTCAAGAAGGGACCATGGAGGCTGGGGACTGGAAAGGGCACCGCCCACAGCCCCCAGGACCTCTGCCCAGAGGGCATGGGGAGGGGACAGTCTCCAGCCTTGCTGTGTCTCAGTTGTGCAGGTAGATGGGGAAAACTCTGCCGGGCAGACAGGGCTCTTCCTGTCAGCGCTGCTGGGCCACAGCTCCTCCGTGCAGCTCCTGCTGGCCTTCGGTGCCAACCCCAACCA CCGCTGCCTGGACGGCAGCACACCGGTGCACGCGGGGGCCTTTTCGGGCTGCAGCCTGGTGATGCAGCACCTGCTGCAGGCCGGGGGGGACCTGCGTCTGCATGACCAGCAGGGCCGCACACCGCGGGACTGGGCCGAACAGGGCGGAGCCAAGCAGAACTGGGAG ATGCGAGAGCTGCTACAGCACTGCCGTGCCAACATCGCAGCGCTAGTGCACGGCGGAGGGTGGGCACCCACTGCCCCCCTGGGCGAGCTGCAGGCAGGCTCTGGGCACAGCCTGCGTGGCCCCCTGTCCTCGCTGCGGCTGATACAGATCAACAG GGCACTGAGGCCAGAGGAGATCAGGAGACCCCCCTCAATCCCTGCCTTGGGGTTCGGCCAG CTGAGCAGCCTGTGGCCACTGGGGCAGGTAACGGGCATCCCCCTTGCGGACCCCAAGGAGCTGCTGCCAGCGCAGGGTGAGCCCGACCGCACCTATGAGAGCAGCTCCCACACCCTCATGGCCAA cCTGCTGTGGAGGGGCCACCCCGTGACAGTGCGGCAGCTCAAGGCACCTGGGACCCAGCCTGATGTGCTATTGGCTGACCTTCAGCACTGCAG cACCCTGCACCACCCCAATCTGTTGCTGCTGATGGCCCTGAGCCCCTCGGTGGACCTGGCAGGGCTGTGCCTCCTCTTCGAGCCTGTGTGGCTGGGCTCCCTACATGCAGTGCTGCACCCACGGGGACCGAGTGAGGGGGCACCCCGGGCTGTACCGGGCCTGCTGCCTGGCCACCTGCTGCTGCAGGTGCTGGAGGCCCTGCTGTTCCTGCAGGCCCGCTGGCGTGTTCACGGCGGCCTCAGCTCCCACGCTGTGCAGCTGGTGAGGCCAGGCCTGGCCAAGGTGGGCAGCCTGGAGCACGGGCGCCCGCTGCACCAATGCTGGCTGCGGCCCAG GCCACAGCAGGGTTGCCCCTGGGGAGGCCCGTGCCTCGGGCTGCCTCCACCCCCCGAACTGTACCCATGGCTGCCACTCGAGCTGATTTGCGGTGATGAGCCCACCACCACCTCAGACCTCTACAGCTTCTGTATCCTGGCCCAGGAGGTCTTCACTG gagagctgccctgggcTGGGAGAGAGGGGCCTGAGGTGAAGGCCAAGCTGGAGGCAGGTGAGAGCCTGGCCCTGGACCCCCTGGTACCAGCTCCCTACCAGGCCCTAGTTCGGGCGGGGCTGGGCCTAGAGCCTGCTGACCGCTGGGGCAGCCTGCAGAGTGCTCGATACCTGCTGCGGGAGGCTGTGGCCCAG GACTTGGCTCCTGAGGCAAGCTCCTCGATGGATTGGGCCACACTGGGTCCTCCACCAG AGACACTGTACTATGAGGTGGCTTCCAGAGCCAAGACTACACTAAGAACTGGGCTCCCTGGGATGCCCCCAGGCCCTATCCCATCCCAG GCCCCAGCAACTCCTGAGGTCCCAGGTCACAGCAGGGTTCAGAAGGACATAACCTGGGACTCGGGCAGCAGCTTGACTCTAGGCAGCAGCCCCGGCCCCGACCTCAGCCCCTGCTGTCAGCCGCACCCTGGGGAGACCACAGCTAGGATCAGCCTGCGCTGCCGCCTGGAGCCCAGCTCAAAG GTGCCCAGCAGTGACCAGATCAGAGGAAGTCTCTTCTCCAGCCTGCAGAAGTATggggccctgggggtggggggaaccctGGCCCCTCCTTCCCTGAGGTAA
- the LOC131274198 gene encoding inactive serine/threonine-protein kinase TEX14-like isoform X3 — MPSLPFRCPVELGSVGDSEALVGRLHRLAVAGGPGWGLARLLRRVVQVDGENSAGQTGLFLSALLGHSSSVQLLLAFGANPNHRCLDGSTPVHAGAFSGCSLVMQHLLQAGGDLRLHDQQGRTPRDWAEQGGAKQNWEMRELLQHCRANIAALVHGGGWAPTAPLGELQAGSGHSLRGPLSSLRLIQINRALRPEEIRRPPSIPALGFGQLSSLWPLGQVTGIPLADPKELLPAQGEPDRTYESSSHTLMANLLWRGHPVTVRQLKAPGTQPDVLLADLQHCSTLHHPNLLLLMALSPSVDLAGLCLLFEPVWLGSLHAVLHPRGPSEGAPRAVPGLLPGHLLLQVLEALLFLQARWRVHGGLSSHAVQLVRPGLAKVGSLEHGRPLHQCWLRPRPQQGCPWGGPCLGLPPPPELYPWLPLELICGDEPTTTSDLYSFCILAQEVFTGELPWAGREGPEVKAKLEAGESLALDPLVPAPYQALVRAGLGLEPADRWGSLQSARYLLREAVAQDLAPEASSSMDWATLGPPPETLYYEVASRAKTTLRTGLPGMPPGPIPSQAPATPEVPGHSRVQKDITWDSGSSLTLGSSPGPDLSPCCQPHPGETTARISLRCRLEPSSKVPSSDQIRGSLFSSLQKYGALGVGGTLAPPSLR; from the exons ATGCCCTCGCTGCCCTTTCGCTGTCCGGTGGAGCTGGGCTCCGTTGGGGATTCAGAAGCCCTGGTGGGCCGGCTGCATCGCCTGGCGGTGGCCGGGGGCCCAGGCTGGGGCCTGGCCCGGCTGCTGCGCAGAG TTGTGCAGGTAGATGGGGAAAACTCTGCCGGGCAGACAGGGCTCTTCCTGTCAGCGCTGCTGGGCCACAGCTCCTCCGTGCAGCTCCTGCTGGCCTTCGGTGCCAACCCCAACCA CCGCTGCCTGGACGGCAGCACACCGGTGCACGCGGGGGCCTTTTCGGGCTGCAGCCTGGTGATGCAGCACCTGCTGCAGGCCGGGGGGGACCTGCGTCTGCATGACCAGCAGGGCCGCACACCGCGGGACTGGGCCGAACAGGGCGGAGCCAAGCAGAACTGGGAG ATGCGAGAGCTGCTACAGCACTGCCGTGCCAACATCGCAGCGCTAGTGCACGGCGGAGGGTGGGCACCCACTGCCCCCCTGGGCGAGCTGCAGGCAGGCTCTGGGCACAGCCTGCGTGGCCCCCTGTCCTCGCTGCGGCTGATACAGATCAACAG GGCACTGAGGCCAGAGGAGATCAGGAGACCCCCCTCAATCCCTGCCTTGGGGTTCGGCCAG CTGAGCAGCCTGTGGCCACTGGGGCAGGTAACGGGCATCCCCCTTGCGGACCCCAAGGAGCTGCTGCCAGCGCAGGGTGAGCCCGACCGCACCTATGAGAGCAGCTCCCACACCCTCATGGCCAA cCTGCTGTGGAGGGGCCACCCCGTGACAGTGCGGCAGCTCAAGGCACCTGGGACCCAGCCTGATGTGCTATTGGCTGACCTTCAGCACTGCAG cACCCTGCACCACCCCAATCTGTTGCTGCTGATGGCCCTGAGCCCCTCGGTGGACCTGGCAGGGCTGTGCCTCCTCTTCGAGCCTGTGTGGCTGGGCTCCCTACATGCAGTGCTGCACCCACGGGGACCGAGTGAGGGGGCACCCCGGGCTGTACCGGGCCTGCTGCCTGGCCACCTGCTGCTGCAGGTGCTGGAGGCCCTGCTGTTCCTGCAGGCCCGCTGGCGTGTTCACGGCGGCCTCAGCTCCCACGCTGTGCAGCTGGTGAGGCCAGGCCTGGCCAAGGTGGGCAGCCTGGAGCACGGGCGCCCGCTGCACCAATGCTGGCTGCGGCCCAG GCCACAGCAGGGTTGCCCCTGGGGAGGCCCGTGCCTCGGGCTGCCTCCACCCCCCGAACTGTACCCATGGCTGCCACTCGAGCTGATTTGCGGTGATGAGCCCACCACCACCTCAGACCTCTACAGCTTCTGTATCCTGGCCCAGGAGGTCTTCACTG gagagctgccctgggcTGGGAGAGAGGGGCCTGAGGTGAAGGCCAAGCTGGAGGCAGGTGAGAGCCTGGCCCTGGACCCCCTGGTACCAGCTCCCTACCAGGCCCTAGTTCGGGCGGGGCTGGGCCTAGAGCCTGCTGACCGCTGGGGCAGCCTGCAGAGTGCTCGATACCTGCTGCGGGAGGCTGTGGCCCAG GACTTGGCTCCTGAGGCAAGCTCCTCGATGGATTGGGCCACACTGGGTCCTCCACCAG AGACACTGTACTATGAGGTGGCTTCCAGAGCCAAGACTACACTAAGAACTGGGCTCCCTGGGATGCCCCCAGGCCCTATCCCATCCCAG GCCCCAGCAACTCCTGAGGTCCCAGGTCACAGCAGGGTTCAGAAGGACATAACCTGGGACTCGGGCAGCAGCTTGACTCTAGGCAGCAGCCCCGGCCCCGACCTCAGCCCCTGCTGTCAGCCGCACCCTGGGGAGACCACAGCTAGGATCAGCCTGCGCTGCCGCCTGGAGCCCAGCTCAAAG GTGCCCAGCAGTGACCAGATCAGAGGAAGTCTCTTCTCCAGCCTGCAGAAGTATggggccctgggggtggggggaaccctGGCCCCTCCTTCCCTGAGGTAA
- the LOC131274198 gene encoding inactive serine/threonine-protein kinase TEX14-like isoform X4: MNSEELEDGDSRTQRWNLRSRFTQSRRDHGGWGLERAPPTAPRTSAQRAWGGDSLQPCCVSVVQVDGENSAGQTGLFLSALLGHSSSVQLLLAFGANPNHRCLDGSTPVHAGAFSGCSLVMQHLLQAGGDLRLHDQQGRTPRDWAEQGGAKQNWEMRELLQHCRANIAALVHGGGWAPTAPLGELQAGSGHSLRGPLSSLRLIQINRALRPEEIRRPPSIPALGFGQLSSLWPLGQVTGIPLADPKELLPAQGEPDRTYESSSHTLMANLLWRGHPVTVRQLKAPGTQPDVLLADLQHCSTLHHPNLLLLMALSPSVDLAGLCLLFEPVWLGSLHAVLHPRGPSEGAPRAVPGLLPGHLLLQVLEALLFLQARWRVHGGLSSHAVQLVRPGLAKVGSLEHGRPLHQCWLRPRPQQGCPWGGPCLGLPPPPELYPWLPLELICGDEPTTTSDLYSFCILAQEVFTGELPWAGREGPEVKAKLEAVLSPQDLAPEASSSMDWATLGPPPETLYYEVASRAKTTLRTGLPGMPPGPIPSQAPATPEVPGHSRVQKDITWDSGSSLTLGSSPGPDLSPCCQPHPGETTARISLRCRLEPSSKVPSSDQIRGSLFSSLQKYGALGVGGTLAPPSLR; encoded by the exons ATGAATTCTGAGGAGCTGGAGGATGGGGATTCCAGGACACAGAGATGGAACCTGAGGTCAAGGTTCACACAGTCAAGAAGGGACCATGGAGGCTGGGGACTGGAAAGGGCACCGCCCACAGCCCCCAGGACCTCTGCCCAGAGGGCATGGGGAGGGGACAGTCTCCAGCCTTGCTGTGTCTCAGTTGTGCAGGTAGATGGGGAAAACTCTGCCGGGCAGACAGGGCTCTTCCTGTCAGCGCTGCTGGGCCACAGCTCCTCCGTGCAGCTCCTGCTGGCCTTCGGTGCCAACCCCAACCA CCGCTGCCTGGACGGCAGCACACCGGTGCACGCGGGGGCCTTTTCGGGCTGCAGCCTGGTGATGCAGCACCTGCTGCAGGCCGGGGGGGACCTGCGTCTGCATGACCAGCAGGGCCGCACACCGCGGGACTGGGCCGAACAGGGCGGAGCCAAGCAGAACTGGGAG ATGCGAGAGCTGCTACAGCACTGCCGTGCCAACATCGCAGCGCTAGTGCACGGCGGAGGGTGGGCACCCACTGCCCCCCTGGGCGAGCTGCAGGCAGGCTCTGGGCACAGCCTGCGTGGCCCCCTGTCCTCGCTGCGGCTGATACAGATCAACAG GGCACTGAGGCCAGAGGAGATCAGGAGACCCCCCTCAATCCCTGCCTTGGGGTTCGGCCAG CTGAGCAGCCTGTGGCCACTGGGGCAGGTAACGGGCATCCCCCTTGCGGACCCCAAGGAGCTGCTGCCAGCGCAGGGTGAGCCCGACCGCACCTATGAGAGCAGCTCCCACACCCTCATGGCCAA cCTGCTGTGGAGGGGCCACCCCGTGACAGTGCGGCAGCTCAAGGCACCTGGGACCCAGCCTGATGTGCTATTGGCTGACCTTCAGCACTGCAG cACCCTGCACCACCCCAATCTGTTGCTGCTGATGGCCCTGAGCCCCTCGGTGGACCTGGCAGGGCTGTGCCTCCTCTTCGAGCCTGTGTGGCTGGGCTCCCTACATGCAGTGCTGCACCCACGGGGACCGAGTGAGGGGGCACCCCGGGCTGTACCGGGCCTGCTGCCTGGCCACCTGCTGCTGCAGGTGCTGGAGGCCCTGCTGTTCCTGCAGGCCCGCTGGCGTGTTCACGGCGGCCTCAGCTCCCACGCTGTGCAGCTGGTGAGGCCAGGCCTGGCCAAGGTGGGCAGCCTGGAGCACGGGCGCCCGCTGCACCAATGCTGGCTGCGGCCCAG GCCACAGCAGGGTTGCCCCTGGGGAGGCCCGTGCCTCGGGCTGCCTCCACCCCCCGAACTGTACCCATGGCTGCCACTCGAGCTGATTTGCGGTGATGAGCCCACCACCACCTCAGACCTCTACAGCTTCTGTATCCTGGCCCAGGAGGTCTTCACTG gagagctgccctgggcTGGGAGAGAGGGGCCTGAGGTGAAGGCCAAGCTGGAGGCAG TGTTGTCACCACAGGACTTGGCTCCTGAGGCAAGCTCCTCGATGGATTGGGCCACACTGGGTCCTCCACCAG AGACACTGTACTATGAGGTGGCTTCCAGAGCCAAGACTACACTAAGAACTGGGCTCCCTGGGATGCCCCCAGGCCCTATCCCATCCCAG GCCCCAGCAACTCCTGAGGTCCCAGGTCACAGCAGGGTTCAGAAGGACATAACCTGGGACTCGGGCAGCAGCTTGACTCTAGGCAGCAGCCCCGGCCCCGACCTCAGCCCCTGCTGTCAGCCGCACCCTGGGGAGACCACAGCTAGGATCAGCCTGCGCTGCCGCCTGGAGCCCAGCTCAAAG GTGCCCAGCAGTGACCAGATCAGAGGAAGTCTCTTCTCCAGCCTGCAGAAGTATggggccctgggggtggggggaaccctGGCCCCTCCTTCCCTGAGGTAA